In Myxococcus stipitatus, the following are encoded in one genomic region:
- a CDS encoding type IV pilus twitching motility protein PilT, giving the protein MSTTPRIAAFFDQLLEQKGSDLHLSTGYPPMARIRGELTPLREELLTTQEVEGLLFELINPQQKRQIIEELDLDFAYGYGTKARFRANYFYKQTGLGAVFRTIPSKVLTLEDLKTPEVVRKLADRRSGLVLVTGPTGSGKSTTLAGMVNHINQTRPAHILTIEDPVEFVHESAKAQVTHREVGPHASSFATAIRSAGREDPNVILIGELRTNETMKLALQLASFGVLVFATVHTNSAPATIDRIINSFPADEQAQVRGMLAESLAGIVAQQLIKTADGKGRVAALEILVGGAAIASMIREGKVFQIASKMQAGQGMGMQTLDMHLERLVRDNIVTPEAALEKAQDKENLAKVIQRLKPDWVLPESMKA; this is encoded by the coding sequence ATGAGCACCACGCCACGCATCGCCGCGTTCTTCGACCAGCTGCTGGAGCAGAAGGGCAGCGACCTGCACCTGAGCACGGGCTATCCCCCCATGGCCCGCATCCGCGGCGAGCTGACGCCACTGCGCGAGGAGCTGCTCACGACCCAGGAGGTCGAGGGGCTCCTGTTCGAGCTCATCAACCCGCAGCAGAAGCGGCAGATCATCGAGGAGCTGGACCTCGACTTCGCCTACGGCTACGGGACGAAGGCCCGCTTCCGCGCCAACTACTTCTACAAGCAGACGGGGCTGGGCGCGGTGTTCCGCACCATTCCCAGCAAGGTGCTGACGCTCGAGGATTTGAAGACGCCGGAGGTGGTGCGCAAGCTGGCGGACCGCCGCAGCGGGCTGGTGTTGGTGACGGGCCCCACGGGCAGCGGCAAGTCCACGACGCTGGCGGGGATGGTCAATCACATCAACCAGACGCGCCCGGCGCACATCCTCACCATCGAGGACCCGGTGGAGTTCGTCCACGAGTCCGCCAAGGCCCAGGTCACCCACCGCGAGGTGGGCCCCCATGCCTCCAGCTTCGCCACGGCCATCCGCTCCGCGGGCCGCGAGGACCCCAACGTCATCCTCATCGGCGAGTTGCGCACCAACGAGACGATGAAGCTGGCGCTCCAGCTGGCCAGCTTCGGCGTGCTGGTGTTCGCCACGGTGCACACCAACAGCGCGCCCGCCACCATCGACCGCATCATCAACTCCTTCCCCGCGGACGAGCAGGCCCAGGTGCGAGGCATGCTCGCGGAGAGCCTCGCCGGGATTGTCGCCCAGCAGCTCATCAAGACGGCGGATGGCAAGGGCCGCGTGGCCGCGCTGGAAATCCTGGTGGGTGGCGCCGCCATCGCGTCGATGATTCGCGAGGGCAAGGTCTTCCAGATTGCATCCAAGATGCAGGCGGGTCAGGGCATGGGCATGCAGACGCTCGACATGCACCTGGAGCGGCTGGTGCGAGACAACATCGTCACGCCCGAGGCCGCGCTGGAGAAGGCCCAGGACAAGGAGAACCTGGCCAAGGTCATCCAGCGGCTCAAGCCGGACTGGGTGCTCCCGGAGTCGATGAAGGCGTAG
- a CDS encoding PilT/PilU family type 4a pilus ATPase: MKPLAELLRHLSRPGVTELTLATGRPPMIRGGGGNYEPVDAANVTTDDVVRALQAMVGIARASTVTDAPSQWSVTANGLGALSIAAMRRGDIMHLRLSRAAEAGAAATPAPAAPAAAAPATGTPTSATATTARAAAASANAATVAGQTGASVQAGYASSGQGGAAAQQHQGGAATTSSQQTGAGPHASASSAASRAQEASRAQAFSTLTGGARDLAVVLEQGRASGASDVHVVAERPVLFRVAGDLVPQGGALNGTRVEGMLMPVVPERLKPVLEREGSCDFSLDSPAMGRFRVNVSRHRTGLKGTFRVIAREVPTLETLGLPSDIAKATHHHQGLIVVTGPSGHGKTSTLAALVDLINRETSHHVLTVEDPVEFVHPRKKALISQREVGTHTKTFASALKGSLREDPDVIVVGELRDTETVRMALAAAETGHLLISTMNTPSAAKTIDRLIDLFPPADQQQVRLSLSSGLRLIVSQRLMASADGKSMVAAAEVLPGSVALGNLIRDNKTYQIPSLQQRGKSLGIVRFEDSLADLVRAGKVKLEVAKGFADNPDELEAMVTGRRPGASVPAPETPQDGARLLSKMGSLMGRKGG; the protein is encoded by the coding sequence ATGAAACCTCTTGCTGAGCTGTTGCGCCATCTGTCGCGGCCAGGAGTGACGGAGCTGACATTGGCGACGGGGCGGCCGCCCATGATTCGCGGCGGTGGCGGCAACTATGAGCCGGTGGACGCGGCGAACGTGACGACTGACGACGTCGTTCGCGCGCTACAGGCCATGGTGGGAATCGCGCGGGCATCGACAGTCACCGACGCGCCTTCACAGTGGTCCGTCACCGCGAATGGACTGGGGGCGTTGTCCATCGCCGCCATGCGACGGGGCGACATCATGCACCTGCGGCTGTCGCGCGCGGCGGAGGCAGGTGCGGCGGCGACTCCCGCTCCTGCCGCGCCCGCGGCTGCTGCGCCCGCGACTGGCACGCCCACGTCCGCGACTGCCACGACTGCTCGGGCGGCCGCCGCGAGTGCCAACGCCGCTACCGTGGCGGGACAGACGGGCGCATCCGTGCAGGCGGGGTACGCGTCGTCCGGGCAGGGCGGCGCGGCGGCTCAGCAGCATCAGGGTGGCGCGGCGACCACCTCCTCGCAGCAGACCGGCGCGGGCCCGCATGCATCCGCATCCTCCGCCGCTTCGAGAGCCCAGGAGGCCTCGCGAGCACAGGCCTTCTCGACCCTGACGGGTGGAGCCCGCGACCTGGCGGTGGTGCTGGAGCAGGGACGCGCCAGCGGCGCCAGCGACGTCCACGTGGTGGCCGAGCGGCCCGTGCTCTTCCGCGTCGCGGGAGACCTGGTTCCGCAAGGCGGCGCGCTGAACGGCACGCGCGTGGAGGGCATGCTCATGCCCGTGGTGCCGGAGCGGCTGAAGCCGGTGCTGGAGCGCGAGGGGAGCTGCGACTTCTCGCTCGACTCACCGGCGATGGGCCGCTTTCGCGTCAACGTCTCCCGTCACCGCACGGGCCTGAAGGGCACCTTCCGCGTGATTGCCCGCGAGGTGCCCACGCTCGAGACGCTGGGCCTGCCCTCGGACATCGCGAAGGCGACCCATCACCACCAGGGACTCATCGTCGTCACCGGTCCCTCGGGCCACGGCAAGACGAGCACCCTGGCCGCGCTGGTGGACCTCATCAACCGCGAGACGTCGCACCACGTGCTCACCGTGGAGGACCCGGTGGAGTTCGTCCACCCTCGCAAGAAGGCGCTCATCAGCCAGCGCGAGGTGGGCACTCACACGAAGACCTTCGCCAGCGCGCTCAAAGGCAGTCTTCGCGAGGACCCGGACGTCATCGTCGTGGGCGAGCTGCGCGACACGGAGACGGTGCGCATGGCACTGGCGGCCGCGGAGACGGGCCACCTGCTCATCAGCACCATGAACACACCGAGCGCGGCGAAGACCATCGACCGGCTCATCGACCTCTTCCCGCCCGCCGACCAGCAGCAGGTGCGCCTGTCCCTGTCCAGCGGCCTGCGGCTCATCGTCAGCCAGCGGCTCATGGCGAGCGCGGATGGCAAGAGCATGGTGGCCGCCGCGGAGGTGCTGCCCGGCTCCGTCGCGCTGGGCAATCTCATCCGCGACAACAAGACGTACCAGATTCCCTCCCTCCAGCAGCGAGGCAAGAGCCTGGGCATCGTCCGCTTCGAGGACTCCCTGGCGGACCTGGTGCGCGCGGGGAAGGTGAAGCTGGAGGTGGCCAAGGGCTTCGCGGACAACCCGGACGAGCTGGAGGCCATGGTCACCGGACGCAGGCCCGGAGCCTCGGTCCCCGCGCCGGAGACCCCGCAGGACGGCGCACGGCTGCTCAGCAAGATGGGCTCGCTGATGGGAAGGAAGGGCGGCTGA